Proteins co-encoded in one Pleurodeles waltl isolate 20211129_DDA chromosome 1_2, aPleWal1.hap1.20221129, whole genome shotgun sequence genomic window:
- the TMEM215 gene encoding transmembrane protein 215, which yields MRPDDINPRTGLVVAVVSVFLVFGFMFTVSGIKGEFLGDIPLLAIGPAICLPGVAAIILAKRTDGCTKWPENTCACVKKLKMDKEVVELLKTPCSDLESGKGSSDELDKKSGPQEPFLPRKVGSSPKDQASVLEHEDEVLQYLEECYCPESPPPAEGDAATAYCVFQKINSTSSRILYTAAEDKMVFRAHPIAESPETPGESIPEDKYSCYINPQEVTWDRETIV from the coding sequence ATGAGGCCGGATGACATCAACCCCAGGACAGGGCTGGTAGTGGCAGTGGTCAGTGTGTTCCTGGTGTTCGGCTTCATGTTCACCGTCTCTGGTATAAAAGGGGAGTTCCTAGGGGACATCCCCCTACTTGCCATCGGGCCAGCCATCTGTTTGCCCGGGGTGGCTGCCATCATCCTGGCCAAGAGAACTGATGGCTGTACCAAGTGGCCCGAAAACACATGCGCCTGTGTCAAGAAACTTAAGATGGACAAAGAGGTTGTTGAGCTGTTGAAGACGCCCTGCTCTGATCTGGAGTCAGGCAAGGGCAGCTCAGATGAACTGGACAAGAAAAGTGGCCCACAGGAGCCCTTCCTACCTAGGAAAGTTGGCTCCAGCCCAAAGGATCAGGCCAGTGTTCTGGAGCATGAGGACGAAGTGCTGCAGTACCTTGAAGAGTGCTACTGCCCTGAAAGCCCGCCGCCAGCAGAAGGCGATGCTGCCACCGCCTACTGCGTCTTCCAGAAGATCAATTCCACCTCCAGCCGAATCCTCTACACCGCTGCTGAGGACAAGATGGTGTTCAGAGCCCACCCCATCGCTGAGTCCCCTGAGACTCCTGGGGAGAGCATACCCGAGGACAAGTATTCCTGCTACATCAACCCTCAGGAGGTCACTTGGGACCGCGAGACAATTGTGTGA